The following coding sequences lie in one candidate division KSB1 bacterium genomic window:
- a CDS encoding TonB-dependent receptor yields the protein MTRRKVRRSTSGIATLGLVLWAFHASVAMAQEQKPLPGTRPALPSPDTTAAAKPPAEPSATERSRLELPDVLIIGQDRSRREAGEKLQAEAVPVGVYEPTVDYRPVRLVADEWGKKTTFSRVPQIRLRGLEARATYGDYRWLRGEAIHWAQGERLSYEVAGRIDRTDGPYRNSGWKKWAGQGRVGFDTKDGGHVSLRAGVAGQEIGMHTPVVKRVGSTSEVRGEYSGAARQLRLRVAAEAGWGSVEQRFVPGFGWPDSVVPRQDLLWNAKLSRSRLEAGCEWDAGPLGIQAGLRYNGYRFSPSLAESLAAKNDLSSLFVDLTVPIAQRASLASGVAIENWRQRGKGRTSRLSLNARAAGTVTPHLGVSCEVRSGFQPVDPLQIWMADPYFDARQTDWSAERVRASVGAAAELKLISGGRIRFRWRRAFLNGAHYWEEVADTCGGCSGTYLFAYRALEKLESNEVAIGLDLYSQRHLSATIELVQLSEELERSEDRLSYPGFTRRPFLAHWRLPIQSSWRPIPQLRVGLTAAWVGRRPRDLAGDRMLGAYTRADVDVEVAVSKNILVRGEARNLTDRRIVLRTGHPEFGRVFALGLHGAW from the coding sequence ATGACGAGACGAAAGGTCCGAAGGTCCACCTCAGGCATCGCCACTCTGGGCCTAGTCCTGTGGGCATTTCACGCTTCGGTCGCGATGGCACAAGAGCAAAAGCCCTTGCCCGGGACTCGTCCTGCTCTTCCATCGCCGGATACCACGGCGGCCGCAAAACCGCCCGCCGAACCTTCCGCAACGGAGCGGTCGCGCCTGGAACTTCCGGACGTGCTCATCATCGGCCAGGATCGGAGCAGGAGGGAGGCGGGGGAGAAACTGCAGGCCGAAGCCGTTCCGGTAGGGGTCTACGAGCCGACCGTCGATTATCGCCCTGTACGACTCGTCGCAGACGAATGGGGGAAGAAGACCACGTTCAGTCGGGTGCCGCAGATTCGCCTCCGGGGGCTGGAGGCTCGGGCTACCTACGGGGACTATCGCTGGCTCCGCGGAGAGGCCATCCACTGGGCTCAAGGGGAGAGGTTGAGCTACGAGGTGGCCGGCCGCATCGATCGAACGGATGGCCCATATCGTAACTCCGGGTGGAAGAAGTGGGCGGGGCAAGGACGGGTGGGTTTCGACACAAAGGACGGCGGCCACGTCAGCCTCAGAGCCGGGGTAGCGGGGCAGGAGATCGGAATGCATACGCCCGTGGTCAAACGGGTAGGCTCGACTTCTGAGGTCCGAGGAGAATACAGCGGCGCGGCACGGCAACTGCGGCTCCGCGTTGCCGCTGAGGCAGGCTGGGGATCGGTGGAGCAGCGTTTCGTCCCGGGTTTCGGGTGGCCGGATAGTGTCGTCCCGCGCCAGGATCTCCTCTGGAACGCGAAGCTGAGCCGCTCCCGACTCGAGGCGGGCTGCGAGTGGGATGCCGGTCCGCTCGGCATCCAGGCTGGCCTCCGCTACAACGGGTATCGTTTTAGCCCGAGCCTGGCCGAGTCCCTGGCGGCAAAGAACGATCTGTCTTCCCTCTTCGTGGATCTGACGGTGCCCATTGCCCAGCGCGCGTCCCTGGCCAGCGGAGTTGCCATTGAAAACTGGCGGCAAAGGGGGAAAGGCCGGACGTCACGGCTTTCCCTCAATGCCCGGGCGGCGGGGACCGTGACTCCCCACCTGGGCGTCTCGTGCGAGGTCCGGTCCGGATTTCAGCCAGTTGACCCGCTGCAGATCTGGATGGCCGACCCCTACTTTGACGCCAGGCAGACAGATTGGAGCGCGGAGCGTGTGCGGGCTTCGGTCGGGGCCGCTGCCGAGCTGAAGCTCATCTCGGGCGGAAGGATTCGCTTCCGCTGGCGCCGGGCGTTCCTGAACGGGGCCCATTACTGGGAGGAGGTAGCCGACACCTGTGGCGGGTGCAGCGGCACGTACCTGTTCGCCTATCGGGCCCTCGAAAAGCTGGAAAGCAATGAGGTGGCCATCGGGCTGGATCTGTACTCCCAGAGGCACCTTTCCGCCACGATCGAACTGGTCCAGCTGAGTGAAGAGCTGGAAAGATCGGAGGACAGGCTTTCCTACCCGGGCTTTACGCGTCGGCCCTTCCTGGCGCATTGGCGGCTCCCGATCCAGTCCTCCTGGAGGCCGATTCCGCAGCTCCGCGTCGGCCTCACAGCGGCGTGGGTGGGTAGGAGGCCGCGGGACCTCGCTGGCGATCGCATGCTGGGCGCCTATACCCGGGCCGATGTGGACGTGGAGGTAGCGGTGTCCAAGAACATCCTCGTTCGCGGCGAGGCACGCAACCTGACCGACCGGCGGATCGTACTTCGCACAGGACATCCGGAGTTCGGACGCGTCTTCGCGCTGGGCCTGCACGGCGCGTGGTAA